One genomic window of Fusarium fujikuroi IMI 58289 draft genome, chromosome FFUJ_chr01 includes the following:
- a CDS encoding related to ubiquitin--protein ligase: protein MAQSMSTQEQQLCQFLADLPSRFNYRFTEDASRELLTSLFWSLAGGKSEYMRLLFPDGKIGETLKLSDSQGAVEGAEYTEAARGKRCGHIFKPGEASYMCRTCGTDETCCLCARCFDSTDHTGHMVRIHISVGNSGCCDCGDDEAWRTPLFCTIHSHVQGGTDKGKGKEAAGLPEDLVTNLQMTIGRVFDYICDVISCSPEQLRQAKTQESILEDEQSSRLSSKYYGPDAEPCAEFALILWNDEKHTVQEVQDQVARACRKSRKLAAENAWETDAIGRSILTYMPDVKRLLDMAAIMEAIRVTVTIRSARDTFREQMCGTLVEWLSDISGCSVGHDNSILRRTVCEQVMNPWRQGSQATHTMGLIDDEEEDDQIVDSRRRFDGMNARFILALQAAANTGTGVQIEIDDDSDDDGEEEEDADADMDDQGQHSPSSSVAGGDEDEDDDVMMVDARGDVGDLGMNWRDNDQALEEDEATMAGYPPPPPPPPAQATSQGQGQGQGQAQTQSEAPARARDREATPSDSDTAEPLIAPSIYAKANAEIPKTPGKTEKLVPRPGRYWIETPTVYTQRENVPPAEDVFRRVRLDWLLLFDLRMWKKVRNDLRALYISTVVTIPEFKRVLALRFASLYTILAQLYLVGDREPDHSIINLSLQMLTTPSITAEVVERGNFMTSLLAILYTFLTTRQVGHPWDVSPDAVLGFESGSVTNRRMYHFYQDLKYLFGAPHVQERVRCEPRYLMQFLDLVKLHQCIGPNVRAVVEHVEYEADSWITASLVTRQINLQARNLAEAFRNCPPDEFHYLQQAIRFTAKTVILNSIGAERHRFKQGEIKDEVQFKTLSDFEFDSESSSYDVVKFVVEKDAISFHHALHYTLSWLIECGRSLPVSTMRNLLSFTQQELKSKPRLMGRPQVPRKNYTAEDYLIASFDFPLRVCAWLAQIKANMWVRNGISLRHQASTYRGVGQRDVSHHRDIFLLQTALVICDPSRVLVSIIDRFGMESWVKGLFELKSEAQDDAQHLDVVEDMIHLLIVLLSDRTSLISSEDETKSRLLAMRRDITHVLCFKPLSFNEICNKLPEKYQEQEDFHRVLDEMATFKPPEGVSDVGTFELRPEYIEEIDPYIAHYNKNQREESELAYRKKMAKRTGKTAEEIVYEPKARPVPSGMFEDLGAFTSTGMFAQVIYYSLLYPLVAGKFTPSVPFTRLETFLQVVLHLMLIAILEDKSSDDDMSEESPKSFVHIALTKFGRSNFMPEAHSSRTIVSLLNMMSTKDEFKAVHPKIALVLKRLRQKRPRTFETAYVNLGASVDRISTASPANTSAEEERERRKKAALSRQAKVMAQFQQQQKSFMENQASFDWGSDIDEDEDEEGDGEQTEDRKHNWKYPVGTCILCQEEPDDRHLYGTFAHFNESRILRQTDFQDPDFVREASQTPCSLDRSAEDVRPFGIAHENRKMVEKINAQGETFLAERQTIGKGFPSNVCRSGPVASGCGHMMHYRCFEVYYEATVRRHTHQIARHHPEDTKRNEFVCPLCKALGNAFVPIIWKGIDESYPGYLQSQGTFEEFVEKQMGSAYWIGGSKAREDEPTVPDMFTPSLPGSLVESLLPAQTSSDTLWGRDDAESHSSTVGTPASYAFSDSVTPEPAQPQPATTTTTTTTTTTTTNNNNTDGSQLMNELLAAYRRLRNTLRVNGLRTSHLIDAKGDNVGELCASDTLVKSVGFTISSIEVQQRGIEAQPGMTLLEKIPEHILSHLRVLSETVSSYIAVGAQSGGGENKIETEFRKDSERQHCQLFMSRYFGTGTPYARRPLDVYPPLLSMDSFLFLVECSYGLVPLQKAEISHVLRLCYLAELVKLVYHMGRNIPVASWVGNLTNRHTQDPAINNFADFALGVTKTGVDFHAAQFPEGVEFGENRGFQQPGVDTLESWYTFSKKYALAFLRKCVILLYVKYGVDFNSHVSPSPDADELERLTEALRVPTFDEMCAAITDNASACGWPQTTSALVSGWVKHQVMWPGDYSEIPLSAMMSHPGIFELIGLPKNYDALIEEATRRKCPTTGKELTDPVICLFCGELSCSQGTCCQKTDSSAERTEHTKIGGAQQHMRKCQRNIGVFLNVRKCSVVYLFRLSGSFTPAPYIDKYGETDPQLRHGRQLFLNQKRYDSMIRNTVLNHGVPSLISRKLEAEINNGGWDTL, encoded by the exons ATGGCCCAATCTATGTCGACCCAGGAGCAACAGCTCTGCCAATTCTTGGCCGACCTGCCCTCCCGCTTCAACTACCGCTTCACCGAAGATGCTTCACGCGAGCTGCTTACCAGCCTCTTCTGGTCTCTCGCTGGAGGAAAAAGTGAATACATGCGATTGCTCTTCCCGGACGGTAAAATCGGAGAGACCCTCAAGCTGAGCGACTCTCAAGGCGCAGTTGAGGGAGCAGAGTATACTGAGGCAGCGCGGGGGAAGCGATGTGGGCACATCTTCAAACCTGGTGAGGCATCGTACATGTGCCGCACCTGTGGTACCGACGAAACTTGCTGTCTATGCGCCCGATGCTTCGACTCGACCGACCATACCGGGCACATGGTTCGAATCCACATATCAGTAGGAAATAGTGGCTGCTGTGACTGTGGAGATGACGAGGCATGGCGAACACCTCTGTTCTGCACCATTCACTCTCACGTGCAAGGAGGTACGGACAAGGGAAAGGGGAAAGAGGCGGCTGGTCTGCCCGAGGATCTTGTTACGAATCTACAGATGACCATCGGCCGTGTTTTCGACTACATCTGCGACGTCATCTCATGCTCCCCAGAACAGCTGCGACAGGCCAAGACACAAGAATCGATTCTTGAAGACGAGCAGTCATCACGCCTCTCCTCGAAATACTACGGTCCAGATGCCGAGCCATGTGCAGAATTCGCACTGATTCTTTGGAATGACGAGAAACACACtgttcaagaagttcaagacCAGGTTGCTCGCGCTTGTCGAAAAAGCCGTAAGCTGGCTGCAGAGAATGCCTGGGAGACTGATGCTATTGGACGAAGTATCCTGACGTATATGCCCGATGTGAAGCGACTCTTGGACATGGCAGCTATAATGGAGGCAATCAGAGTTACAGTTACGATTCGGTCTGCAAGAGACACTTTCCGCGAACAAATGTGCGGCACCCTCGTTGAGTGGTTGAGTGATATATCTGGTTGTTCTGTCGGCCACGACAACAGTATTCTCCGACGCACAGTCTGTGAACAGGTAATGAACCCCTGGCGTCAAGGGAGCCAAGCGACTCATACGATGGGTCTgattgacgacgaggaggaggatgaccaGATTGTTGACAGCAGACGCCGCTTTGATGGCATGAATGCTAGGTTCATTCTGGCCTTGCAGGCTGCAGCCAACACCGGTACCGGCGTTCAGATAGAAATTGACGACGActccgacgatgatggagaggaagaagaagatgccgaTGCAGACATGGACGATCAAGGCCAACATTCTCCTTCCAGCTCAGTGGCTGGAGgagacgaagacgaggatgacgacgtcATGATGGTCGATGCCCGCGGAGACGTCGGAGACCTTGGAATGAATTGGAGAGACAACGATCAGGctttggaagaagatgaagcaacGATGGCAGGCTATCCACCGCCtccaccgcctcctcctgctcaagCTACGTCTCAGGGTCAGGGCCAGGGCCAGGGCCAAGCCCAGACACAATCTGAGGCTCCAGCTAGAGCAAGGGACAGAGAAGCAACACCATCCGACTCGGATACAGCGGAGCCCCTAATCGCTCCTTCGATTTACGCAAAGGCGAACGCGGAAATTCCCAAAACTCCTGGTAAGACCGAGAAGTTAGTTCCTAGACCTGGGCGTTATTGGATTGAGACACCTACCGTTTATACACAGCGTGAAAACGTGCCTCCAGCTGAGGATGTCTTCCGCCGTGTTCGCCTCGACTGGCTGTTGCTGTTCGATTTGCGGATGTGGAAGAAGGTGAGAAACGACCTTCGAGCTCTGTACATCTCCACGGTTGTGACTATTCCCGAATTCAAGAGAGTGCTGGCCCTCAGATTCGCCAGTCTTTACACCATCCTGGCTCAGCTTTACCTAGTTGGAGACCGAGAGCCAGAtcattccatcatcaacctttCTCTTCAGATGCTCACCACCCCATCAATTACTGCAGAAGTTGTCGAGCGCGGAAACTTTATGACCAGCTTGTTGGCAATCCTATACACCTTCTTGACAACCCGTCAAGTTGGACATCCTTGGGATGTGTCCCCTGATGCAGTCTTAGGCTTCGAAAGCGGGTCGGTAACTAACAGGCGCATGTATCACTTTTACCAAGACCTGAAGTATCTCTTCGGCGCCCCTCATGTACAGGAACGCGTTAGATGTGAGCCCCGCTACCTCATGCAgttccttgaccttgtcaagcttcaTCAATGTATTGGGCCGAATGTCAGGGCTGTGGTCGAACATGTGGAATACGAGGCCGACTCCTGGATTACAGCATCCCTTGTAACCAGGCAGATCAACCTGCAAGCGCGAAATCTTGCCGAGGCGTTCCGCAACTGCCCCCCAGACGAGTTCCACTACCTACAACAAGCAATTCGCTTCACGGCCAAGACGGTCATCTTGAACTCTATCGGCGCTGAACGTCATCGATTTAAGCAAGGTGAAATCAAAGACGAGGTGCAGTTTAAGACGTTAAGTGATTTTGAATTCGATAGCGAATCGTCATCGTATGATGTCGTCAAGTTCGTTGTCGAGAAGGACGCGATCAGTTTCCACCATGCGCTGCACTACACACTGTCCTGGCTCATTGAGTGTGGCCGGTCTCTTCCTGTGTCAACAATGCGGAATCTTCTGAGCTTTACTCAACAAGAGCTCAAATCCAAACCACGACTGATGGGGAGACCTCAAGTGCCGCGAAAGAATTACACCGCAGAGGATTATCTCATCGCGTCTTTCGACTTCCCTCTCCGTGTTTGCGCCTGGCTTGCCCAGATCAAAGCCAACATGTGGGTTCGTAACGGAATCAGCCTGCGACACCAAGCCAGCACGTATCGGGGTGTCGGTCAACGAGATGTATCTCATCATCGGGATATATTTTTACTTCAGACTGCTTTGGTGATTTGTGACCCCAGCCGAGTACTGGTCTCGATCATAGACCGCTTTGGAATGGAGAGCTGGGTCAAGGGCTTATTCGAGCTCAAATCTGAAGCTCAGGATGATGCTCAGcaccttgatgttgttgaagatatgattcatcttctcatcgtcTTGCTCAGCGACCGGACCTCTTTGATATCTTCAGAGGATGAGACTAAATCCAGGCTCTTGGCCATGCGCCGCGACATTACTCATGTATTGTGTTTCAAGCCGCTATCGTTCAACGAGATCTGTAACAAACTGCCTGAGAAGtatcaagagcaagaagacttCCACCGAGTGCTTGACGAGATGGCCACTTTCAAGCCGCCAGAGGGTGTCTCCGATGTTGGTACTTTCGAACTTCGACCCGAGTAcattgaggagattgacCCTTATATCGCTCACTACAACAAGAACCAGCGTGAGGAGTCGGAGCTGGCTTACCGAAAGAAGATGGCGAAGCGAACAGGAAAGACTGCTGAAGAAATCGTATACGAGCCCAAGGCTCGACCAGTCCCTTCGGGCATGTTTGAGGACTTGGGCGCTTTCACGAGTACCGGCATGTTTGCTCAAGTCATCTACTACTCACTCCTTTACCCCCTGGTGGCCGGCAAGTTTACTCCCTCCGTTCCCTTTACTCGACTGGAAACATTTCTCCAGGTTGTCTTGCATCTTATGCTCATCGCCATTCTCGAGGATAAGTCGAGTGACGATGATATGAGCGAAGAATCACCAAAGTCCTTTGTCCACATCGCCCTCACAAAGTTCGGCCGCAGTAACTTTATGCCTGAAGCCCACAGTTCAAGGACAATCGTGTCTCTGCTCAATATGATGTCAACCAAGGACGAGTTCAAGGCAGTTCATCCCAAAATCGCGCTCGTTCTAAAGCGTCTGCGCCAGAAACGTCCTCGCACCTTTGAGACAGCGTATGTGAACTTGGGTGCTTCCGTAGACCGTATAAGCACCGCCTCACCAGCAAACACATCTGCTGAGGAAGAGCgcgagagaagaaagaaggcagCTCTGAGTCGCCAAGCGAAGGTCATGGCGCAgtttcaacagcagcagaagagctTCATGGAAAACCAGGCCTCTTTTGACTGGGGCAGTGAtattgacgaagatgaggacgaagaaggtGATGGCGAGCAAACGGAGGACCGAAAACACAACTGGAAGTACCCAGTGGGAACTTGCATCCTGTGTCAGGAGGAGCCGGATGATCGTCATCTCTATGGAACTTTTGCTCACTTCAACGAAAGCCGCATTCTCCGGCAGACAGATTTCCAAGACCCTGATTTCGTTCGCGAGGCATCACAAACACCATGCAGTCTTGATCGATCGGCCGAGGATGTTCGACCATTCGGTATTGCTCACGAGAACCGCAAGATGGTGGAAAAAATCAACGCTCAAGGCGAAACGTTTCTCGCAGAAAGACAGACAATCGGCAAGGGTTTTCCTTCCAACGTCTGTCGGTCAGGCCCAGTGGCAAGTGGTTGCGGGCATATGATGCATTATCGCTGCTTTGAAGTTTACTATGAAGCGACTGTTCGCCGCCATACACATCAGATTGCCAGGCATCACCCAGAAGATACGAAGCGCAATGAGTTTGTCTGTCCTCTATGCAAGGCCCTGGGCAATGCATTTGTACCCATTATCTGGAAGGGCATAGACGAGTCATACCCGGGCTATCTACAGTCTCAAGGTACATTCGAGGAATTTGTCGAGAAGCAAATGGGATCCGCTTACTGGATTGGTGGAAGCAAGGCACGGGAGGACGAGCCTACTGTGCCTGACATGTTTACTCCAAGTCTCCCGGGAAGCCTCGTTGAGTCCTTGCTCCCAGCCCAAACTTCGAGCGACACCTTATGGGgaagagatgatgcagagTCCCATTCGTCAACTGTCGGCACACCTGCAAGCTACGCATTTTCTGACTCGGTCACCCCTGAGCCGGCGCAACCTCAACCcgctactactactactactactactactactactactactaccaacaacaacaacacagaTGGCAGCCAGTTGATGAACGAGCTATTGGCAGCCTACCGCCGACTGAGGAATACACTCCGTGTCAACGGCCTTCGTACTAGCCACCTTATTGACGCGAAGGGCGACAACGTTGGTGAATTATGCGCCAGCGACACACTAGTGAAGTCTGTGGGCTTCACCATCTCTTCAATCGAAGTCCAGCAGCGAGGCATTGAAGCCCAGCCAGGCATGACACTCCTAGAGAAGATTCCTGAACACATTTTGTCGCACCTCAGAGTTCTATCAGAGACTGTATCTTCGTACATCGCTGTTGGGGCGCAGTCTGGTGGTGGCGAGAACAAGATCGAAACCGAATTCAGGAAGGACAGCGAGCGGCAACACTGTCAGCTGTTTATGTCGAGATACTTTGGTACTGGAACTCCCTATGCTCGCCGACCTCTGGATGTGTACCCTCCACTGCTGAGCATGGACTCGTTCCTATTTTTAGTGGAATGCTCCTACGGCTTAGTGCCGCTCCAGAAAGCTGAAATTTCTCATGTTCTTCGGCTTTGTTATTTGGCAGAACTTGTTAAGCTGGTGTATCACATGGGTCGCAATATTCCTGTCGCTAGCTGGGTTGGCAATCTCACCAACCGCCATACGCAGGACCCGGCCATCAACAATTTTGCAGACTTTGCCCTCGGCGTTACGAAGACTGGGGTCGATTTCCATGCGGCCCAGTTCCCTGAAGGTGTTGAATTTGGCGAGAACCGTGGCTTCCAGCAACCAGGTGTGGACACTCTAGAGAGCTGGTATACCTTTTCCAAGAAATATGCTCTCGCCTTCCTACGGAAATGTGTCATTTTACTTTATGTCAAGTATGGCGTAGACTTCAACAGTCACGTCTCGCCTTCGccagatgctgatgagctggaaCGCCTCACTGAAGCTCTTCGGGTCCCAACATTTGACGAGATGTGTGCTGCCATCACAGACAACGCGTCAGCTTGTGGCTGGCCTCAGACAACTTCTGCACTGGTGTCTGGTTGGGTAAAGCATCAAGTTATGTGGCCCGGAGACTATAGCGAGATTCCTCTCTCGGCAATGATGAGCCACCCAGGAATCTTTGAACTTATTGGATTACCAAAGAATTACGATGCGCTCATAGAGGAAGCTACCAGACGAAAATGCCCTACCACTGGAAAGGAGCTCACAGACCCTGTCATATGCCTTTTCTGCGGAGAACTATCTTGCAGCCAAGGCACATGTTGCCAGAAGACGGACAGTTCTGCTGAACGAACAGAACACACCAAGATTGGTGGTGCACAGCAGCATATGCGCAA GTGTCAACGGAATATTGGAGTGTTCCTCAATGTGCGCAAGTGCTCGGTGGTATACCTCTTCCGACTTTCGGGATCCTTCACGCCAGCTCCTTATATCGACAAGTACGGAGAGACGGATCCTCAGCTGCGTCATGGGCGACAGCTCTTCCTGAACCAGAAACGATATGACTCCATGATACGAAATACGGTGCTCAACCACGGGGTACCGAGCTTGATTAGCCGCAAGTTGGAAGCGGAGATCAATAATGGCGGATGGGATACTTTGTAG
- a CDS encoding related to nuclear localization protein NPL6 — translation MAPRGKIRLKLTRTAKSESTPKSFADLEDEPMPDAGTSPLDSKRQQVPDPDDEKDEDHQPKEESGDEDDAADAAEKDDESVKEPTPPPQLMVRRKRLGRPPKNRPPDWDNMISVPADEANTPRRRGRGGWRGRGGRKGGPAAPKAEQVIDQEGTVAEIANDECVLPEDPEGETKVDKLGNLQGGRDYRCRTFTVTGRGDRLYMLSTEPARCIIVDDDEKRDMIERDIIPHSYKGRSIGIVTARSVFREFGARIIVGGKRIIDDYNVAQARADGVVEGQLADPDDHFVEGEPYNKNQYVAWHGASAVYHTNVPSVPVPNGKIESKKRKVNVNDMNWMLEHAREASTFNAGINAIRKLNNAGVYDIHTNVMQYPTTMQPTRARIEQVAPEDEQAAADSAIFPPLPTKMARNFFVADTYFETSSAGVISASAVGGTAGSPDFLASFQGLSAVSDEIKDLLPPDCRAAFDGAVAKEASYRSKWGPESETMSRRQPIIDKAIVPYSMS, via the exons ATGGCGCCCCGTGGAAAGATCCGTTTGAAGCTGACGCGAACCGCCAAATCAGAGAGCACGCCAAAGTCATTCGCAGACCTCGAAGATGAACCTATGCCCGATGCCGGAACCAGTCCCCTGGACTCCAAGCGACAGCAGGTGCCCGACCcggatgatgagaaggacgaggATCACCAGCCAAAGGAAGAGTccggagatgaagatgatgccgCCGACGCGGCTGAAAAGGACGACGAATCCGTCAAGGAACCTACGCCCCCTCCTCAACTCATGGTCCGTCGCAAGAGGCTTGGTCGTCCTCCTAAGAACAGACCTCCAGATTGGGACAACATGATTTCTGTCCCCGCCGACGAAGCCAACACCCCGCGAcgccgaggaagaggtggATGGCGAGGCAGGGGTGGTCGTAAAGGAGGTCCTGCTGCACCCAAAGCCGAGCAAGTTATCGACCAGGAGGGAACTGTTGCCGAGATCGCAAACGATGAGTGCGTCTTGCCCGAAGATCCAGAGGGTGAGACCAAGGTGGACAAGTTGGGCAACCTCCAAGGCGGACGTGACTATCGATGCCGAACTTTCACGGTTACCGGTCGTGGGGACAGGCTTTACATGCTTTCTACAGAACCAGCTCGATGC ATTATtgtggatgacgatgagaagcGGGACATGATTGAGCGAGATATCATCCCTCACTCGTACAAGGGTCGTTCCATAGGAATCGTGACAGCGCGATCGGTCTTTCGCGAGTTTGGTGCTCGCATCATCGTGGGTGGAAAGCGCATCATCGACGACTACAACGTTGCCCAGGCTCGCGCCGATGGCGTCGTTGAGGGCCAGCTTGCGGACCCAGATGATCATTTCGTCGAAGGAGAGCCGTACAACAAGAACCAGTACGTTGCGTGGCACGGAGCCAGTGCCGTGTACCACACGAATGTACCATCAGTGCCTGTTCCCAATGGCAAGATCGAGTCAAAGAAACGCAAGGTAAATGTCAACGACATGAATTGGATGCTGGAACATGCCCGTGAAGCCAG CACATTCAATGCCGGCATCAATGCCATCAGAAAGCTCAACAATGCCGGTGTATACGACATTCACACGAATGTGATGCAGTACCCAACAACAATGCAGCCGACACGGGCACGCATTGAGCAAGTCGCCCCAGAGGATGAGCAGGCCGCCGCAGACAGCGCCATCTTCCCCCCCCTCCCTACAAAGATGGCGCGCAACTTCTTCGTTGCAGACACATACTTTGAGACATCATCGGCGGGCGTCATTTCGGCGTCTGCAGTGGGCGGTACCGCAGGTTCACCAGACTTCCTTGCTTCTTTCCAGGGATTAAGTGCTGTATCAGATGAGATCAAAGACCTGTTACCCCCGGATTGCCGTGCGGCTTTCGATGGCGCCGTGGCAAAGGAAGCATCGTATCGGTCAAAATGGGGCCCTGAGAGCGAAACAATGTCGCGCCGTCAGCCCATTATCGACAAGGCAATTGTGCCCTACAGCATGAGTTGA
- a CDS encoding related to cyclin-like protein CLG1: MPGGVCAVLDYEVDMMSEYVAEMATRVVTPEAAVTSPFRKFVSQILTSTRLPSTTILLGMNYLAKRINTLKGQGPYKASEGQVWRYLTVSLLLGSKFLDDNTFQNRSWSEVSGIAVSELNSLEFEWVESMGWRLYVNLDMSKDYQAWLENWREWQEIKKRQVAQASRERLASIVPAIDTDIARYSGQRQSPHSRYLQEQVAEYERYQAMKAQQQSYRPRESGWGQSSWGAPLTPPDSGYGTPDYAMSATSSNERYNEWFSQAATQYATRYPQPPAQTTFYPNSRHNSYGGHYSYSQNMWEHGLAECSCAACVDPMKQQVPYFVPHGYSQPVMG; encoded by the coding sequence ATGCCCGGAGGTGTGTGTGCCGTCCTCGATTACGAGGTCGACATGATGTCTGAGTACGTTGCTGAGATGGCCACTCGCGTTGTTACACCCGAGGCTGCAGTGACCTCGCCCTTTCGCAAGTTCGTGTCTCAGATCCTCACTTCAACACGACTGCCCAGCACCACAATCCTCCTCGGAATGAACTATCTCGCGAAGAGAATCAACACCTTGAAGGGACAGGGTCCTTACAAGGCCTCAGAGGGACAAGTCTGGCGCTACCTGACCGTTTCTCTGCTTCTGGGAAGTAAGTTTCTCGATGACAACACCTTTCAGAATCGCTCTTGGTCTGAGGTGAGTGGCATTGCTGTGTCAGAGCTCAACTCGCTTGAGTTCGAATGGGTTGAATCTATGGGCTGGCGACTGTATGTCAATCTCGATATGAGCAAGGACTACCAGGCCTGGCTTGAGAACTGGCGTGAATGgcaagagatcaagaagcgACAGGTCGCCCAGGCCAGCCGCGAGAGGCTTGCATCTATTGTCCCCGCCATCGACACAGACATCGCCAGATATTCTGGTCAGCGCCAGTCACCTCACTCGCGTTACCTCCAGGAACAGGTTGCGGAGTATGAGCGTTACCAGGCTATGAAGGCTCAACAGCAAAGCTATCGCCCACGCGAATCTGGCTGGGGCCAAAGTTCCTGGGGTGCTCCCCTCACGCCTCCCGATTCCGGGTATGGCACTCCAGACTATGCCATGTCAGCTACGTCGAGCAACGAGCGCTATAACGAATGGTTCTCACAGGCTGCTACTCAGTATGCTACCCGATACCCTCAGCCTCCTGCTCAGACCACCTTCTATCCCAACTCGCGCCACAACTCGTATGGTGGACACTACTCTTACTCTCAGAACATGTGGGAACATGGTCTTGCCGAGTGTAGCTGCGCTGCTTGTGTGGATCCTATGAAGCAGCAGGTTCCTTACTTCGTGCCTCACGGCTATAGTCAGCCCGTCATGGGTTAA
- a CDS encoding probable TIM54 (component of the mitochondrial TIM22 translocase), with amino-acid sequence MTESNPSAQQPAAGTGATYKAPTPKPKQNPALRMMGLPNLPRKLPSRNWLIFWAITGSISAAIIYDKREKKRATAKWKHAVAPLAKDIIPSASQLPRKLTIYLEAPPGDGLRIAQDHFIEYAKPVLAASGLDWEFVQGRQQGDVRAAVAEKIRRERRKHERPDEEDLQTDEAITESLRKKNQVPEYEGVKGDIIFGRHTWKEYIRGLHEGWLGPLDPPVKPEPITKPVEAASETPKAEGEQPEEKKEEAEKKPERPPQPLPYNTTADYSIANIPPQIPAEFSPANPIPLPHRLGFRHTLVRLNRFFNRRKLADEIGREVAAVCFANSSREWREADGQYEQELVLKHEENDWVKSVWKPEEPPKQDDDNTATAPTEPPKEKIWPAPMVVDPRLAQRMRRFEIAPEDEARAAQIKVSEAEIEGWIKGSFRSLWNYTVESVTAKPMRPNVGNMDSDE; translated from the coding sequence ATGACCGAATCCAACCCTTCAGCGCAGCAGCCCGCTGCCGGCACCGGCGCAACGTACAAGGCGCCCACACCAAAGCCGAAACAGAACCCAGCTCTTCGGATGATGGGTCTGCCAAATCTCCCTCGAAAACTTCCCTCACGCAATTGGCTTATATTTTGGGCTATCACTGGTTCTATTTCAGCTGCTATCATCTACGACAagcgcgagaagaagagggctaCCGCGAAGTGGAAGCACGCTGTCGCCCCTCTCGCAAAGGACATAATCCCCTCAGCCAGCCAACTGCCTCGCAAACTGACCATTTACCTCGAGGCGCCTCCTGGCGATGGTCTACGGATTGCACAGGACCATTTTATAGAGTATGCCAAGCCCGTCTTGGCTGCCTCTGGTCTTGACTGGGAGTTCGTCCAGGGAAGACAACAAGGTGATGTGAGAGCTGCCGTAGCAGAGAAGATTCGTAGGGAGAGAAGGAAGCATGAAAGgccagatgaagaggaccTGCAAACAGATGAAGCTATAACTGAGtcattgaggaagaagaaccagGTTCCTGAGTATGAGGGTGTCAAAGGCGATATCATCTTTGGCCGACATACATGGAAGGAATATATCAGGGGACTACACGAGGGTTGGCTTGGTCCTCTTGACCCTCCCGTAAAGCCTGAGCCTATTACCAAACCTGTCGAGGCGGCTTCTGAGACTCCCAAGGCCGAAGGTGAGCAacctgaagagaagaaggaggaggcagagaagaagcctgagCGACCACCCCAGCCACTGCCATACAACACCACCGCCGATTATTCCATCGCCAATATCCCTCCTCAAATTCCCGCCGAGTTTTCTCCTGCAAATCCCATCCCTCTTCCCCACCGCCTGGGCTTCCGTCACACTCTAGTCCGCCTGAACCGCTTCTTCAACCGCCGCAAACTAGCCGACGAGATCGGCCGCGAAGTTGCTGCTGTATGCTTCGCCAACTCTTCTCGTGAGTGGCGAGAGGCCGATGGTCAGTATGAGCAGGAGCTCGTCCTAAAGCATGAGGAGAACGACTGGGTCAAGTCGGTTTGGAAGCCCGAGGAACCGCCCAAGCAAGATGATGACAACACCGCCACTGCGCCTACTGAGCCCCCTAAGGAGAAAATTTGGCCTGCGCCTATGGTCGTTGACCCTCGATTGGCGCAGCGCATGCGGCGCTTTGAGATTGCccctgaagatgaagcccGCGCTGCACAGATCAAAGTCTCTGAGGCCGAGATTGAGGGATGGATAAAAGGAAGCTTCCGCAGCTTGTGGAACTATACTGTCGAATCAGTGACGGCCAAGCCCATGAGACCGAACGTTGGTAATATGGACAGCGATGAGTAG